One Mercurialis annua linkage group LG3, ddMerAnnu1.2, whole genome shotgun sequence DNA window includes the following coding sequences:
- the LOC126671399 gene encoding G-type lectin S-receptor-like serine/threonine-protein kinase CES101: MMACKRNLWCMIFFFLFSLSYSLTNDTLSQGHTLNATYRLVSANGLFTLGFSGNYLVLNYTGTGADQSFLIDHPLWLANREDPVLENSGVLTLDAGTGALKVVQNDAKQIKTLYPGFGSSKANNITAILQNNGNFVLKEVNSGEILWQSFDDPTDTLLPGMKLGVNKRTGRKWLLTSWLAQYNPKPGGFTLEWDPIQRQIIMKRAGVEFWTSGVLTPDNRFDNLNLLDSFNQNYNFTHISDEDEDYIFYTLHVEEWNVSRWLLDDLGNIQEDVGRRNYSNWLRDNLWNFRKDISRIPFTFSSEACDGNSAEMGCKKWDFGPECRRDGDKFVVLAGSFRYTLKDYGNLSFIDCQNLCWNSCDCTGFSFDSNSIIGSTYCQLNSGPFYYQNLRAGQQDHYIIIPGPPRKVDRTWIWILTSIVLSLIAVFMFTWLYLRCRRLKLEEKFLKELMTDDIAKNIDELQNNGNNNLQIYDAATISAATNGFSSGNRLGEGGFGPVYKGRLSEGQEIAVKRLSSESRQGLVEFKNELILIAKLQHMNLVRLLGFCIQGEDKMLVYEFMPNKSLDFFIFAADESMRKMLDWSKRLNIIDGIAQGLVYLHKYSRLRIIHRDLKASNILLNKDMVPKISDFGLARYFRQNEFEASTSILVGTRGYMPPEYLMEGIFSVKSDVYSFGVLLLEIISGKKNHNVYHRGRPLNLVGYAWELWKDNSILEIVEPSLRISASEDRIRRCVNIGLLCVEQSPLDRPIMSDVLFMLTSEAQQLPMPKQPAFYMGEHIAAVKQSERDMEFQSINDMSISEMDGR, encoded by the exons ATGATGGCTTGCAAAAGAAACCTCTGGTGTatgatcttcttcttcttgttcaGCCTCTCCTACTCTTTAACTAACGACACACTTAGCCAAGGCCATACGCTTAATGCTACATATCGCCTTGTTTCTGCAAACGGGCTCTTCACTTTAGGTTTCTCGGGTAACTACTTGGTTTTGAACTACACAGGTACGGGTGCCGATCAGAGTTTCTTAATTGATCATCCTCTCTGGTTAGCCAACAGAGAAGACCCTGTTCTTGAGAATTCAGGAGTTCTTACGCTTGATGCTGGAACTGGAGCGTTGAAAGTTGTCCAGAATGACGCGAAACAGATTAAAACATTATACCCGGGATTTGGGTCGTCCAAGGCAAACAACATAACAGCCATCCTGCAAAATAATGGGAATTTTGTGTTAAAAGAAGTCAACTCCGGAGAGATACTGTGGCAAAGCTTCGATGATCCGACTGACACCCTTTTGCCAGGGATGAAATTGGGTGTGAACAAAAGGACAGGAAGGAAATGGTTACTTACGTCATGGCTAGCTCAATACAATCCAAAACCCGGAGGTTTCACCCTAGAATGGGACCCTATTCAGCGCCAGATTATTATGAAGAGAGCGGGAGTTGAATTTTGGACAAGTGGAGTATTGACACCTGATAACAGATTTGATAACTTAAATCTTTTAGATTCTTTCAATCAAAACTACAATTTCACTCATATATCAGACGAGGACGAGGATTACATTTTCTATACACTGCATGTCGAGGAATGGAATGTTTCCAGGTGGTTGCTTGATGACTTGGGGAACATACAAGAAGATGTAGGCCGAAGGAATTATTCAAATTGGTTGCGCGATAACTTGTGGAACTTTCGAAAGGATATTTCAAGGATTCCTTTCACTTTCTCTTCTGAAGCCTGCGATGGAAATAGCGCAGAGATGGGGTGCAAGAAATGGGATTTTGGGCCGGAGTGCCGGAGAGATGGGGATAAGTTTGTTGTATTAGCTGGTAGCTTCAGGTACACGCTAAAGGACTATGGGAATCTCAGCTTCATTGATTGCCAGAACTTATGTTGGAATAGTTGTGACTGTACTGGTTTCAGTTTCGACTCAAATTCGATTATTGGGTCCACTTATTGCCAACTGAATAGTGGACCTTTTTATTACCAAAATTTAAGAGCAGGACAACAAGACCACTACATTATCATCCCTGGGCCGCCACGTAAAG TCGATAGGACATGGATATGGATCTTAACGAGTATAGTGCTCTCTTTAATAGCAGTGTTCATGTTCACTTGGTTGTACTTGAGATGTAGGAGACTGAAATTAGAAG AGAAGTTTCTGAAAGAGCTGATGACTGACGATATAGCAAAAAATATAGATGAGCTTCAAAACAATGGAAACAACAATCTACAAATCTATGATGCTGCAACAATCAGTGCTGCTACTAATGGCTTCTCATCGGGCAACAGACTCGGAGAAGGTGGTTTCGGACCTGTTTACAAG GGGAGATTAAGCGAAGGACAAGAAATAGCAGTGAAGAGGCTGTCAAGTGAGTCGAGACAAGGACTAGTGGAATTCAAAAATGAGCTCATACTCATTGCTAAATTACAGCATATGAATCTTGTAAGGCTTCTAGGTTTCTGCATACAAGGAGAAGACAAAATGTTGGTGTATGAGTTTATGCCTAATAAAAGCTTGGATTTCTTCATCTTCGCTGCTG ACGAATCAATGAGAAAGATGTTGGATTGGAGCAAGAGATTGAACATAATTGATGGAATAGCTCAAGGTCTGGTTTACCTCCACAAGTATTCAAGGTTGAGAATTATCCATAGAGATCTCAAAGCAAGTAACATCTTACTTAACAAAGATATGGTCCCCAAAATATCTGATTTTGGTCTCGCGAGATATTTCAGGCAAAATGAATTCGAAGCCAGTACAAGCATTCTTGTCGGAACCCG TGGCTACATGCCTCCAGAATATCTCATGGAAGGCATTTTCTCTGTCAAATCCGATGTTTACAGTTTTGGAGTGTTATTATTAGAGATTATAAGTGGTAAGAAGAATCATAATGTGTATCATCGTGGCCGTCCGCTCAACCTTGTGGGTTAT GCATGGGAACTATGGAAAGACAACTCAATACTGGAAATAGTTGAACCAAGTTTAAGAATTTCAGCTTCTGAAGATCGAATTCGGAGATGTGTCAATATAGGGCTGTTGTGTGTGGAGCAGAGTCCGCTAGACAGGCCGATCATGTCGGATGTTTTGTTCATGTTAACTAGTGAGGCTCAACAATTGCCGATGCCGAAACAACCAGCATTTTATATGGGGGAGCACATTGCTGCAGTCAAACAAAGTGAAAGAGATATGGAATTTCAGTCAATAAATGATATGTCCATTTCTGAGATGGATGGAAGATGA